A window of Castanea sativa cultivar Marrone di Chiusa Pesio chromosome 1, ASM4071231v1 contains these coding sequences:
- the LOC142617739 gene encoding alpha-mannosidase 2 isoform X1 — protein sequence MAFSTRRGGGSWAHSLLPFSSNNPKSKLTRKSRRRFSLKDFIFANFFTIGLIVSLIFFLLVILRYGVPRPISSHFNKSSRPGFGPSRFSFKPTRKPAARKVPNEIDAVLKSAVDMTTKELYDKIEFLDVDGGAWKQGWKVSYEGNEWDSEKLKVFVAPHSHNDPGWKLTVEEYYEKQSRHILDTIVNTLSKDPRRKFIWEEMSYLERWWKDSPESKRDSFIDLVKNGQLEIVGGGWVMNDEANSHFFAIIEQITEGNRWLNDTIGVIPKNSWAIDPFGYSPTMAYLLRRMGFENMLIQRTHYELKKELSLHKNLEYIWRQSWDSEESTDIFVHMMPFYSYDIPHTCGPEPAICCQFDFARSNNFGYELCPWGKHPVETDKDNVKERALLLLDQYRKKSTLYRTNTLLVPLGDDFRYVSTDEAEAQFRNYQLLFDYINSNPSLNAEAKFGTLEDYFQTLREEADRVNYSQPGEVGSGQLEGFPSLSGDFFTYSDRQKDYWSGYYVSRPFFKAVDRVLEQTLRAAEMMMALLLGYCHRSQCERLPMGFSHKLTAARRNLALFQHHDGVTGTAKDHVVQDYGNRMHASLQDLQIFMSKAIEGLLGIRHDKLDQNPSQFESEQVRSKYDVQPVHKAISAREGTHHSVVFFNPSEQTREEIVMVIVNRPDVAVLDSNWTCIQSQISPELQNDKNNIFTGRHRVHWKVSIPALGLQTYYIANGFGGCEKAKPARLKLYSQSNSITCPIPYACSKAEGDVAEIQNKHQTLTFDVNYGLLQKISFKDGSQNFVGEEIGMYSSSGGAYLFKPDGDSQPIIEAGGQMVITEGHLMQEVYSYPRTAWEKSPISHSTRVYNGDNTIQEFLIEKEYHVELLGNDFNDRELIVRYKTDIDNKRIFYSDLNGFQMSRRETYDKIPLQGNYYPMPSLAFMQASNGQRFSVHTRQSLGVASLKEGWLEIMLDRRLVRDDGRGLGQGVMDNRPVNVVFHILVESNISTTLSSVSNPFPLSPSLLSHRVGAHLNYPLHAFVAKKAQDLSMRPLPRSFSPLAAPLPCDLHIVGFKVPRPAKYSQTPVEDPRFVLILQRYHWDSSYCRKGRSQCVSVADEPVNLFYMFKGLAVLNARATSLNLLHEDTEMLGYTEQLADVAQEGHVLISPMEIQAYKLELRPHQ from the exons ATGGCTTTCAGCACCAGGAGAGGAGGAGGGAGCTGGGCCCACTCACTCCTCCCATTCTCATCAAACAACCCCAAATCCAAGCTCACCCGCAAATCCCGCCGGCGATTCTCCCTCAAAGACTTCATCTTCGCCAACTTCTTCACCATCGGCCTCATCGTCTCCCtcatcttcttcctcctcgtgaTCCTCCGGTACGGCGTTCCGAGACCCATCTCTTCCCACTTCAACAAATCCTCCAGGCCCGGTTTCGGCCCATCGCGCTTCTCTTTCAAGCCCACGCGAAAGCCGGCTGCTCGGAAAGTGCCGAACGAGATCGACGCTGTGTTGAAGTCTGCGGTGGATATGACGACGAAGGAGTTGTACGATAAGATAGAGTTCTTGGATGTGGATGGTGGGGCGTGGAAGCAAGGGTGGAAGGTGAGTTATGAAGGGAATGAGTGGGATTCGGAGAAGTTGAAGGTGTTTGTGGCGCCGCATTCGCATAATGATCCAGGGTGGAAGCTCACGGTGGAGGAGTATTATGAAAAGCAATctaggcatatacttgataccATTGTTAATACACTTTCTAAG GATCCTCGGCGCAAATTTATATGGGAAGAGATGTCTTATTTGGAGAGATGGTGGAAGGATTCCCCTGAGAGCAAAAGAGACTCATTTATCGATTTAGTAAAGAATGGGCAACTCGAAATTGTTGGAGGTGGCTGGGTAATGAATGATGAG GCCAATTCACATTTTTTTGCCATTATTGAGCAG ATTACAGAGGGGAATAGGTGGTTGAATGACACAATAGGAGTAATTCCTAAAAATTCTTGGGCAATAGATCCATTTGGTTACTCACCTACCATGGCATATCTTCTCCGTCGTATGGGTTTTGAGAACATGCTTATCCAGAGGACCCATTATGAGCTGAAGAAGGAACTCTCGCTGCATAAGAATCTGGAATACATATGGCGCCAGAGCTGGGATTCTGAGGAATCTACTGATATTTTTGTCCATATGATGCCCTTCTATTCATATGATATTCCACATACTTGTGGGCCGGAGCCTGCTATTTGTTGTCAGTTTGACTTTGCTAGATCAAATAACTTTGGGTATGAACTTTGCCCCTGGGGAAAGCATCCGGTAGAGACCGATAAAGATAATGTTAAGGAGAGGGCACTATTATTACTAGATCAATACAGGAAGAAGTCAACTCTATACCGGACAAATACACTTCTCGTTCCTCTTGGAGACGATTTCCGTTATGTCAGCACTGATGAAGCAGAAGCTCAGTTTAGGAATTACCAATTGTTATTTGATTATATCAATTCTAATCCAAGTTTAAATGCGGAGGCAAAGTTTGGTACTCTAGAAGACTACTTTCAAACCCTGCGTGAGGAGGCTGATAGAGTAAATTATTCACAACCTGGTGAGGTTGGGTCTGGTCAGCTTGAAGGTTTTCCTTCTTTATCAGGTGACTTCTTTACTTATTCTGATAGGCAAAAGGACTATTGGAGTGGCTATTACGTTTCAAGGCCTTTCTTCAAGGCTGTTGATCGGGTACTAGAGCAAACACTGCGTGCCGCAGAAATGATGATGGCTTTATTGCTTGGGTATTGCCATAGATCGCAATGTGAAAGGCTGCCCATGGGGTTTTCCCACAAGTTGACAGCTGCAAGAAGAAACTTAGCTCTTTTCCAGCATCATGATGGCGTCACTGGTACTGCTAAGGATCATGTGGTTCAGGACTATGGGAATCGGATGCATGCTTCTTTGCAGGATTTGCAGATTTTTATGTCTAAAGCCATAGAAGGTCTGCTTGGTATCCGCCATGACAAATTGGATCAAAACCCTTCTCAGTTTGAGTCAGAACAGGTGAGATCCAAATATGATGTTCAGCCAGTGCATAAGGCAATCAGTGCCCGTGAAGGAACTCATCATTCAGTGGTCTTTTTTAATCCTTCAGAGCAAACAAGAGAAGAGATCGTGATGGTTATAGTTAACAGGCCGGATGTTGCTGTTTTGGACTCAAACTGGACATGCATTCAAAGCCAAATTTCTCCTGAATTGCAGAAtgacaaaaacaatatttttactgGGAGGCATCGTGTCCACTGGAAAGTTTCTATTCCTGCCCTGGGGTTGCAAACATATTACATTGCTAATGGCTTTGGTGGGTGTGAGAAGGCAAAACCAGCAAGACTAAAACTTTACTCTCAGTCTAATTCAATAACTTGTCCCATTCCATATGCTTGCTCAAAAGCAGAAGGTGATGTGGCTGAAATCCAGAACAAGCATCAGACACTTACCTTTGATGTCAATTATGGCTTGTTACAGAAAATAAGCTTTAAAGATGGCTCCCAAAATTTTGTGGGTGAAGAAATTGGTATGTACTCCAGTTCCGGTGGGGCTTACCTATTTAAACCTGATGGTGACTCACAGCCTATTATTGAAGCTGGTGGGCAGATGGTGATCACTGAGGGCCATCTGATGCAGGAAGTGTACTCTTATCCAAGGACAGCATGGGAGAAATCCCCCATCTCCCATAGCACCCGTGTATATAATGGAGATAACACTATACAGGAGTTTCTGATTGAGAAGGAATATCATGTTGAGCTTCTTGGTAATGATTTTAATGACAGGGAATTAATAGTTAGATACAAGACAGATATTGATAACAAAAGGATCTTTTACTCTGATCTAAATGGCTTTCAGATGAGCCGGAGAGAAACCTACGACAAGATCCCACTGCAGGGAAATTACTACCCTATGCCTTCTCTTGCATTCATGCAAGCATCCAATGGCCAGCGGTTTTCTGTGCATACTCGACAGTCGTTGGGTGTGGCAAGCCTTAAAGAGGGATGGTTAGAGATTATGCTTGACCGCCGATTGGTAAGAGACGATGGACGTGGTCTTGGGCAAGGGGTGATGGATAATCGTCCTGTGAATGTAGTCTTCCACATCCTTGTGGAATCCAACATTTCCACCACTCTAAGTTCTGTTTCCAATCCTTTTCCCTTGAGcccctctcttctttctcatcgTGTTGGTGCTCATTTGAACTATCCATTACATGCATTCGTTGCGAAGAAGGCACAGGACTTATCAATGCGGCCACTCCCAAGATCCTTCTCTCCTTTAGCTGCTCCCTTACCATGTGACTTGCATATTGTGGGCTTTAAGGTTCCTCGGCCTGCAAAATATTCTCAGACCCCGGTTGAAGATCCTAGGTTTGTTCTGATCTTACAAAGGTATCATTGGGATTCTTCTTACTGTCGGAAGGGCAGATCACAGTGCGTCAGTGTTGCTGATGAGCCAGTGAATCTGTTCTACATGTTCAAGGGGCTTGCAGTACTGAATGCAAGAGCAACTTCTTTGAATCTTTTGCATGAAGACACAGAGATGCTTGGATACACTGAGCAGCTTGCAGATGTTGCTCAAGAAGGACATGTGCTCATCTCTCCCATGGAAATACAGGCTTACAAGTTGGAATTACGGCCGCACCAATGA
- the LOC142617739 gene encoding alpha-mannosidase 2 isoform X2, with translation MMRNLDFAWHSFLMQANSHFFAIIEQITEGNRWLNDTIGVIPKNSWAIDPFGYSPTMAYLLRRMGFENMLIQRTHYELKKELSLHKNLEYIWRQSWDSEESTDIFVHMMPFYSYDIPHTCGPEPAICCQFDFARSNNFGYELCPWGKHPVETDKDNVKERALLLLDQYRKKSTLYRTNTLLVPLGDDFRYVSTDEAEAQFRNYQLLFDYINSNPSLNAEAKFGTLEDYFQTLREEADRVNYSQPGEVGSGQLEGFPSLSGDFFTYSDRQKDYWSGYYVSRPFFKAVDRVLEQTLRAAEMMMALLLGYCHRSQCERLPMGFSHKLTAARRNLALFQHHDGVTGTAKDHVVQDYGNRMHASLQDLQIFMSKAIEGLLGIRHDKLDQNPSQFESEQVRSKYDVQPVHKAISAREGTHHSVVFFNPSEQTREEIVMVIVNRPDVAVLDSNWTCIQSQISPELQNDKNNIFTGRHRVHWKVSIPALGLQTYYIANGFGGCEKAKPARLKLYSQSNSITCPIPYACSKAEGDVAEIQNKHQTLTFDVNYGLLQKISFKDGSQNFVGEEIGMYSSSGGAYLFKPDGDSQPIIEAGGQMVITEGHLMQEVYSYPRTAWEKSPISHSTRVYNGDNTIQEFLIEKEYHVELLGNDFNDRELIVRYKTDIDNKRIFYSDLNGFQMSRRETYDKIPLQGNYYPMPSLAFMQASNGQRFSVHTRQSLGVASLKEGWLEIMLDRRLVRDDGRGLGQGVMDNRPVNVVFHILVESNISTTLSSVSNPFPLSPSLLSHRVGAHLNYPLHAFVAKKAQDLSMRPLPRSFSPLAAPLPCDLHIVGFKVPRPAKYSQTPVEDPRFVLILQRYHWDSSYCRKGRSQCVSVADEPVNLFYMFKGLAVLNARATSLNLLHEDTEMLGYTEQLADVAQEGHVLISPMEIQAYKLELRPHQ, from the exons ATGATGAG GAATCTTGACTTTGCATGGCATTCTTTCTTGATGCAGGCCAATTCACATTTTTTTGCCATTATTGAGCAG ATTACAGAGGGGAATAGGTGGTTGAATGACACAATAGGAGTAATTCCTAAAAATTCTTGGGCAATAGATCCATTTGGTTACTCACCTACCATGGCATATCTTCTCCGTCGTATGGGTTTTGAGAACATGCTTATCCAGAGGACCCATTATGAGCTGAAGAAGGAACTCTCGCTGCATAAGAATCTGGAATACATATGGCGCCAGAGCTGGGATTCTGAGGAATCTACTGATATTTTTGTCCATATGATGCCCTTCTATTCATATGATATTCCACATACTTGTGGGCCGGAGCCTGCTATTTGTTGTCAGTTTGACTTTGCTAGATCAAATAACTTTGGGTATGAACTTTGCCCCTGGGGAAAGCATCCGGTAGAGACCGATAAAGATAATGTTAAGGAGAGGGCACTATTATTACTAGATCAATACAGGAAGAAGTCAACTCTATACCGGACAAATACACTTCTCGTTCCTCTTGGAGACGATTTCCGTTATGTCAGCACTGATGAAGCAGAAGCTCAGTTTAGGAATTACCAATTGTTATTTGATTATATCAATTCTAATCCAAGTTTAAATGCGGAGGCAAAGTTTGGTACTCTAGAAGACTACTTTCAAACCCTGCGTGAGGAGGCTGATAGAGTAAATTATTCACAACCTGGTGAGGTTGGGTCTGGTCAGCTTGAAGGTTTTCCTTCTTTATCAGGTGACTTCTTTACTTATTCTGATAGGCAAAAGGACTATTGGAGTGGCTATTACGTTTCAAGGCCTTTCTTCAAGGCTGTTGATCGGGTACTAGAGCAAACACTGCGTGCCGCAGAAATGATGATGGCTTTATTGCTTGGGTATTGCCATAGATCGCAATGTGAAAGGCTGCCCATGGGGTTTTCCCACAAGTTGACAGCTGCAAGAAGAAACTTAGCTCTTTTCCAGCATCATGATGGCGTCACTGGTACTGCTAAGGATCATGTGGTTCAGGACTATGGGAATCGGATGCATGCTTCTTTGCAGGATTTGCAGATTTTTATGTCTAAAGCCATAGAAGGTCTGCTTGGTATCCGCCATGACAAATTGGATCAAAACCCTTCTCAGTTTGAGTCAGAACAGGTGAGATCCAAATATGATGTTCAGCCAGTGCATAAGGCAATCAGTGCCCGTGAAGGAACTCATCATTCAGTGGTCTTTTTTAATCCTTCAGAGCAAACAAGAGAAGAGATCGTGATGGTTATAGTTAACAGGCCGGATGTTGCTGTTTTGGACTCAAACTGGACATGCATTCAAAGCCAAATTTCTCCTGAATTGCAGAAtgacaaaaacaatatttttactgGGAGGCATCGTGTCCACTGGAAAGTTTCTATTCCTGCCCTGGGGTTGCAAACATATTACATTGCTAATGGCTTTGGTGGGTGTGAGAAGGCAAAACCAGCAAGACTAAAACTTTACTCTCAGTCTAATTCAATAACTTGTCCCATTCCATATGCTTGCTCAAAAGCAGAAGGTGATGTGGCTGAAATCCAGAACAAGCATCAGACACTTACCTTTGATGTCAATTATGGCTTGTTACAGAAAATAAGCTTTAAAGATGGCTCCCAAAATTTTGTGGGTGAAGAAATTGGTATGTACTCCAGTTCCGGTGGGGCTTACCTATTTAAACCTGATGGTGACTCACAGCCTATTATTGAAGCTGGTGGGCAGATGGTGATCACTGAGGGCCATCTGATGCAGGAAGTGTACTCTTATCCAAGGACAGCATGGGAGAAATCCCCCATCTCCCATAGCACCCGTGTATATAATGGAGATAACACTATACAGGAGTTTCTGATTGAGAAGGAATATCATGTTGAGCTTCTTGGTAATGATTTTAATGACAGGGAATTAATAGTTAGATACAAGACAGATATTGATAACAAAAGGATCTTTTACTCTGATCTAAATGGCTTTCAGATGAGCCGGAGAGAAACCTACGACAAGATCCCACTGCAGGGAAATTACTACCCTATGCCTTCTCTTGCATTCATGCAAGCATCCAATGGCCAGCGGTTTTCTGTGCATACTCGACAGTCGTTGGGTGTGGCAAGCCTTAAAGAGGGATGGTTAGAGATTATGCTTGACCGCCGATTGGTAAGAGACGATGGACGTGGTCTTGGGCAAGGGGTGATGGATAATCGTCCTGTGAATGTAGTCTTCCACATCCTTGTGGAATCCAACATTTCCACCACTCTAAGTTCTGTTTCCAATCCTTTTCCCTTGAGcccctctcttctttctcatcgTGTTGGTGCTCATTTGAACTATCCATTACATGCATTCGTTGCGAAGAAGGCACAGGACTTATCAATGCGGCCACTCCCAAGATCCTTCTCTCCTTTAGCTGCTCCCTTACCATGTGACTTGCATATTGTGGGCTTTAAGGTTCCTCGGCCTGCAAAATATTCTCAGACCCCGGTTGAAGATCCTAGGTTTGTTCTGATCTTACAAAGGTATCATTGGGATTCTTCTTACTGTCGGAAGGGCAGATCACAGTGCGTCAGTGTTGCTGATGAGCCAGTGAATCTGTTCTACATGTTCAAGGGGCTTGCAGTACTGAATGCAAGAGCAACTTCTTTGAATCTTTTGCATGAAGACACAGAGATGCTTGGATACACTGAGCAGCTTGCAGATGTTGCTCAAGAAGGACATGTGCTCATCTCTCCCATGGAAATACAGGCTTACAAGTTGGAATTACGGCCGCACCAATGA
- the LOC142622159 gene encoding putative F-box protein At1g44080, which translates to MVLQGGSDLNLKGPRNKKKKMVDTSNWRPWSELHEVLLHLIANQLGAIDYLMFGCVCKGWRLYVAAHRKEFMASQPPLLVFLSTQAKRACHFYSIFDRRLYKAILPSLVGKTCSGLSCGYLVLEDRKKRADSEIWLLNPFTRHELRFSRPLNPYSFIILASLAMPLWEYVIIAFDRWSPFLQLCRSTDVNWTVYNSENFQGSPTNSPWWFVDGVVFKGKIYVLTDHGEIGVLNLNPHPYVTLLEIQSIRCSSFELYLLAFDEQLFMIRRVVSIAKKEVYELNFSKMEWVKMQNFKDQALFLNSDYKSSGFSNITRWRGSQQPMNCIDNLGSFLDGRYPGSFPIMETHHMDMIHNSLDVPLCKISTTCAWSGDPFWYFPNLSCNVDAFSDH; encoded by the coding sequence ATGGTACTGCAAGGGGGCAGTGACTTAAATCTCAAGGGGCcaagaaataagaagaaaaagatggttGATACCAGTAATTGGAGGCCATGGTCGGAGCTCCATGAGGTTTTGCTTCATCTGATAGCAAATCAGCTAGGTGCTATAGACTATCTTATGTTTGGCTGTGTCTGCAAAGGATGGAGATTGTATGTTGCAGCTCATAGGAAAGAGTTTATGGCATCCCAACCACCACTTCTTGTCTTCTTATCAACACAAGCTAAGAGAGCTTGTCATTTCTACAGCATCTTTGACCGAAGGTTGTACAAGGCAATATTGCCGAGCCTTGTTGGCAAAACATGTTCCGGTCTTTCTTGTGGGTACTTAGTCTTGGAAGACCGGAAAAAAAGAGCTGATTCTGAGATTTGGCTTCTGAATCCTTTTACAAGACATGAACTCCGTTTCTCTAGGCCTCTTAATCCTTATTCTTTTATCATCCTTGCTTCTTTAGCTATGCCTTTGTGGGAGTATGTAATCATAGCTTTTGACAGATGGTCCCCATTTTTACAATTATGTAGATCCACAGATGTCAATTGGACTGTTTATAATTCTGAAAATTTTCAGGGCAGTCCTACGAACAGTCCTTGGTGGTTTGTAGATGGAGTTGTCTTCAAGGGTAAGATATATGTTTTAACCGATCATGGTGAAATTGGAGTACTAAACCTGAATCCCCATCCTTATGTGACCCTGCTGGAAATACAAAGTATTAGATGCAGCAGCTTTGAACTATATTTACTTGCTTTTGATGAGCAGCTCTTCATGATTCGTAGAGTTGTGTCAATTGCCAAAAAAGAAGTTTATGAGCTTAATTTTTCGAAGATGGAATGGGTGAAGATGCAGAACTTCAAAGATCAAGCATTGTTTCTGAATAGTGACTATAAGAGCTCAGGATTTAGCAACATAACCAGATGGAGGGGTAGCCAACAACCTATGAATTGCATAGACAATCTTGGAAGTTTCTTGGATGGTAGATATCCCGGGTCTTTCCCCATCATGGAAACACACCATATGGATATGATACACAATTCCTTAGATGTTCCATTGTGCAAAATATCTACCACATGTGCTTGGTCAGGTGATCCATTCTGGTATTTTCCTAATCTATCTTGTAATGTGGATGCTTTCTCTGATCACTAG